The DNA window GTAATTTCTATGATACCGAGTATTTCATGGATTATATCAAAGTGAAATTAAAAAAAGACAAAGAAGTACTTATATACAAAGTAGGAAAAGGAGAGATTTCTACTTCTGCTGAAATCAACAGCTATTACGCAGGTTTGCAACCACAATATCAAATTTATTTTTATGACTTTAAAAAGAGAAGAGATCAAATTGTAGAAGCTCATAATCAACGAGCACCTAGTATAGGCGTTTTTCCTACCCCTGCAAATTGTGGTTCTCCATGTACAAATCCTGGATTTGAGGCGGGTACCGGTTTTTGGGATTATTATACAGGAACAGCTTGCGCCAGTTCAACAAGTGACCCTTGTTCCATCGTAGCAGGATTTAGTTCATCACAACACATTATTCAAACTGTTGGAGGTTTTGATCCGGCTGTTGGTGGAACAATTCTACCTGTCGTTCCTCCCGGTGGTGGCAGCAGCACATTGATGTTAGGGGATGGGCCCGTTACCGGAGGTTATGCTTCTCGAGCGAGCATTTCGTTTACAGTATCTGCAGCCAATGCAAACTTTACCTATCGCTATGCTTGTGTTTTGCAAGATCCGGTTTCCGGACATTCAGATCCTGAACGCCCATATTTTAATGTTCACTTGCGAGATGGTTCCGGTGCATTAATTATGTGTGGTGAATACATGGTAATGGCAAAACTCCTCTTGTTGGTTTTACCGAAACTTCACCCGGTAGTACAATTTGGTACCGAAACTGGACAACAGTAGTAGTTCCATTAAGTGCTTATATTGGTCAATGTGTTACTGTTCAATTTACTTCTTCAGATTGTGCGCAAGGTGGTCACTATGGATATGCTTATATTGATGGAGATTGTGATCCATTGGCAATTTTAGCGTCATCACCTTCCATCTGTGGTGGAGGAACTGTAACGCTTACTGCTCCTGCTGGTGCAGCTGGCTATGCTTGGACAAATACCGCAGGTGGTACAACCGGAATTGTAGGCTCAACAACCGGATCAACGGCTGTTGTAAATGCTGCCGGAACTTATCAATGTGTAATTACCTCTGCTGCGGGTGCTTCCTGCACAACTACACTAACAATTACTGTTGGTTCTAGTCCTACAAACCCCGTTGCGAACTTTACGAATACAACTGTGTGTGCCGGTCTACCAACCGTATTTACGGATAGTTCAACTCCTGGTGGCACAATTACCAGTTGGTCGTGGGATTTTAATGGTGATGGAGTTGCAGATGATTTAACTCAAAATCCTTCTTATACTTTCCCGGCTGCAGGTACCTATCCTGTAACCTTAACAATTTCAAACGGCCCTTGTAATGCTGTGATTACTCAAAATGTTACTGTTAATCCTGGAGCACCACCTGTAATTACTCCTGCTGGTCCGTTTTGCGCAACAGCTCCTGTTGTTAACTTAGTAGGTACTCCAGTTGGAGGTACATGGAGTGGTACTGGAATTACAAATGCTGCTACCGGTGCTTTCGACCCTGCAGCTGCTACAATTGGAAACAATACAGTTACCTACACAGTAACAGGTGCTTGCGGTGGCTCTGCAACTGCAACGGTTGTTGTCAATGCAAATCCTATTACAACAGTTAATTCGCCATCTATTTGCCCAACCACATCTGCAACACTAACAGCAGCAGGTGCTACATCGTATGTATGGAGCACAGGTGCTGTCATTAACCCGATTTCAGTTACACCTGCAGTTACTACAACGTATACCGTTACTGGTACAACATTGGGATGTACTTCTTCTGCTGTGGCAACTGTTACTATTGGTGGGTCATTAGCTCCAACAGTAAATTCACCGACCATTTGTGCTGGAGGAACAGCAACTTTAACTGCAACCGGTGGAACTACATATTCTTGGGATACGGGGTCTACTTTAAACCCTTTAACTGTTAGCCCTGCTGTTACAACATCTTACACGGTTACTGCTACAACAGGTGGTTGCACAGGCTCCGCTATTGCAACCGTTACTGTGGACCCATTACCAGTATTGGTTATTACGAACCCTGCAAATATATGTTCGCCTGGAACATTTGATATTACTGCTCCTGCTGTAACAGCAGGAAGTTCAGGTGGTGGAACATTAACGTATTGGTCGGATGCTGCTGCAACGATTGCTTTGGCTACTCCAACGGCTGTTGGGACTGCAGGAACCTATTATATTCAATCAACAACTGCAGGCGGATGTACTGATATCGCACCGGTTACTGTTGCTTTTAATCCTCCACCGATTTCTAATGCCGGACCGGACATCATTATTTGTACAGGTGGTGTTGGAAACTTAGGTGCTGTGGCAACTGCAGGAGATACGTATTCTTGGTCACCAGCAACCGGATTGAGTAATGCTACAATTGCTGATCCAACTGTTACCTTAATCAATGCCGGTGGCCCTGCAATTATAAGTTCATACACAGTTACGACTACAAACGCTACAACTGGTTGTACTTCCACGGATGTTGTGGTGGTAACCGTAGATGCTGTTGCAACAGCAAATGCCGGTTCTCCGCAAAGTGTTTGTGAAGGAAATGGAATCACACTTGCCGGTGCAATTGGCGGTTCTGCAACCGGTGGAACATGGAGTGGTGGAGCTGGAAGTTTCTCTCCAAACAATACCACTTTAAATGCAGTGTATACACCAACTGCAGCTGAATTTGCCTCAGGTACAGTTACATTAACATTAACAACAAATGATCCGACCGGACCATGTACATTTGCTTCATCCAATGTCACCTTTACATTCTTCCCGAATCCTGTGGTGAGTTTTACTGTAAATGATCCTGATGGTTGTCCAACTCATTGTGTACAATTTAATGACTTATCTACTGTTGCCGGAGGAACCGTTGTTAGTTGGACTTGGAACTTTGGTGAAGGCGGTGCTCCTGATTTAACTCAGAACCCTGCAAATTGTTATGAAATTGGCGAAGGCTGGTATGATGTTTCTTTAACTGCAACATCTAATAATGGTTGTTCTTCAACCCTTACAATGCCGGCATATATTCATGTGTTCCCTAAACCAATTGCAGAATTTACTCCTACACCAAATCCTGCATCTATCCTGGATCCAATCGTTACTTTAGTAAACGGTTCTTCATCCGATGTCAACTCATGGTTGTATTATTTTGGAGATGGCGATTCAATTGGCTATTCAACACCGAGCCCTGTTCATTCATATCCGGATGTAGCATCTAGTAGTTATTTGGCTACATTGTATGTTTCGAATGTATATGGTTGTTTGGATACTGTTCAACATGTTGTTGAAATCGGACCAGAATTCACCTTCTTTATTCCTAATGCGTTTACTCCGAATGGAGATGGTGTAAATGATTATTTCTTTGGTCAGGGAATTGGAATTATTGATTACGATATCTTTATTTTTGATCGTTGGGGAAATGAAATTTTTCACGGAAAACATTTAAATGATATGTGGGATGGTAGAGCAAATGGCGGTGCCGATGTTGCTCAGCAGGATGTATACGTGTGGAAAGTTCGATTAACAGATGTGTTTAATAAAAAACACAATTACATCGGTACTGTAACACTTGTTAAATAAGGTTTTGGAGATTTAAATCTCCTCTATTAACGATAAAAGGTTAATAATTAGATTGTTGATGCAACTATTTGCGAATAATTGTATCTATATTAGCGATGTATTTTCTCTTCCTCTTAAGTGAAAATAGATGAATTTGTAAAACAAATTTTAAACTAATGAATCTAAAAATTAATTCTTTTATCGTTTTTGCATTTCTGTGTTGCTCTTCAGCATTCTCTCAAGACACAGTGAAAGTCAAAAAAGTGGTGCATAAAATTCCGGCAGCATCAATAAAGCCTGCCGACTGTTCTTCTGAAGTCAAAGCACCTCCCCGTGAAATTCTCCCAGTTTCAAACGGAATAAAAAGAGAAGAGCTTATCGTAGCTCCAACTGCTAAAGCCACTTCGAAATCAAAAAAATAAATCATGAAATTTTTCCCCCAACATTAAGATCATGAAAAAAATCTCTCTTATCCTCTCTCTCTTATCATTACCATTTATTGGGTGGTCACAAGGAGGAAACACCTGTGCCAACGCAATGGCCAGTCCGATTACAATCCCCTTTTCAAGTGCTTCCGGTACAACATGTGCTGCAACAACTACCAACGACTATAATTTAGTTGGTGCATCCTGCATGGATATGCTAAACATACAAGGTGCTGACTGGCTCTATTATTTTTGCGCTCCTACAACGGGAACAATCAATATCGCGCTTACAAATATGACATTGTATTGTTATGATCCTTTGCAACCATTTCAGTTTCCTGCACTTTCAGTTTGGCAAGGTTGCCCCGATGTGGGCTCCTGTGTGAGCGGAACAACAAGTCAAGGTACCCCTGAAGTTGGTGTAACGGCAACTGTTACAGCCGGACAATGTTATTACATTTTAATCGATTGTTATCCGGGGTATTGTCCTTGTTTTGATTATAACATAAATGTGAATTATGTAGTTACACCACCAACGCAACCATCTTGTACCAATATGGGATTTGATGCTGGAAGTTTTACTGGTTGGTCGGGCACCTATGGATATTCCATCCATGACGGTGCTCCTGGTGCGCCAACACCTACTTATAATCCGATTACTTATGCAATAGCAGCACCACAACATAGCATTACAGCAGGTGCAGGTGTAGACCCTATTGGCGGATTTCCTGTTGTTGCTCCCGGTTTAGGACCTAATTCTGCAATGCTTGGAGATGGTGTTACCTCAGGTTATGGTGGCGCAACCTTGCAGCAAACATTTAATGTAACAGCAGCCAACGCTTTGTTGACCTATCAATATGCGGTTGTTATTCAAGATGCAAATGGTGCCACTGCACATACTACCGAACAACAACCTTTTTTCAAAATTGAAGTATTCGATTGTGCCGGAAATCCAATTGTTTGTGGACAATATTTAGTTGTGGGAGGCCCCGGAATCCCTGGATTCTTTCTTGCACCTGGGTATACAGATGTTTATTATCGTCCTTGGACTCCAGTGGCTGTAGACTTAACACCTTATATCGGTTCATGTGCAACAATTAAATTTTCGGTTGGAGATTGTTCACTCGGTGCACATTTTTCTTATGCTTATATCGATGTGCAATGTTCTCCAATGGCCATCACTGGTCCTAATTTCGTTTGCCCTGGTGCTTCTACAACACTTACTGCTCCTGCAGGTGCTGCCGCTTATTCATGGGCTCCGGGTGGACAAACCACTCAGTCGATTACCGTTTCTCCGGCAACTAATACTACTTACACTTGTACCATAACATCGGTTGCAGGACCACTGTGTACAACATTATTGACCTATCCAGTTTCTGTGTATCCTCCCGCGTCTGTGACGTCTACCTCGCAAACTGTTTGTGCTGGAACTGCTGCAACAATATCAGCAACACCTACTGTTGCAGGTGGCGGTTTCTCTTGGTCTCCCGTTGGTGGAACAACTTCTTCTATTACCGTTACTCCACCTGCAACCACAACATACGTGGTGACTTATACTGATTTAAACGGATGTACAGATACTGCACATGGAATTGTTACCGTAAATCCTTTACCGGTGGTGGTGGTGAATTCCCCTTCTATTTGTCCAGGTGATACTGCTTTTCTTACAGCAACCGGTGCAACGTCTTATGTGTGGTCTCCTGGTGTAACGGTAACAGGTGTTGGAACTGCATATGCAACGCCTGCCACAACCACTTCCTATACAGTTACAGGAACAACAGGTTCCTGTTCAAGCACAGCAGTGGCAACTGTTTCGAATGGTGGCACTATTGTCGTCAATGTCAATTCTCCAACTATTTGTGCAGGACAAACAGCTAATTTAACAGCTACCGGTGGAACAACCTATGTGTGGACAGCAGGAGCAACATCTACTGGAGTAAATACGGCTGATGCTTCACCTGCTGCAACAACAACCTATACGGTTACAGGATCAACAGGCTCATGCAGTGGTACAGCAGTGGCAACCGTTACTGTTAATCCGCTGCCGATTACTACCGTTAATTCACCATCTATATGTGCAGGAGCAATAGCAAACTTAACTGCTGGTGGGGCAACTAGTTATACTTGGTCAGCCGGTGCAACTTCCACCGGAGTGAATACAGCTACTGCATCGCCCGCTGTTACCACAACATATACTGTTACCGGAACATCCTTAACCTGCACTTCAACTGCTGTCGCAACGGTAACAATTAGTCCTGCTCCGGTTTCAAATGCCGGTCCGGATATTTTAATTTGTACAGCTACTCCAGGAAATTTAGGATTTGCCGGAACGGCTGGTGATACTTACGTTTGGACACCTGCAACAGGTTTGAGTAACGCAACCATTTCAAATCCAATTGTTACTTTGATAAATCCGGGACCGACTGTTTCAACAACAACCTATACCGTTACAACCACCAATACCGCTTCAGGCTGTACTTCAACTGATGTGGTGATTGTGAGTGTTGATCCTGTTCAAACAGCAAATGCCGGATCTCCACAATCCCTTTGTTTTGGATCTAGTGTTACACTTGCCGGTTCAGTTGGTGGATCAGCTACCGGAGGAATTTGGAGTGGTGGCACGGGAACGTTTTCTCCAAATGCTTCAACCCTAAATGCTACATATACTCCTAGTGCTGCCGATACTGTTGGTGGTTCTGTTACATTGACATTAACATCAACCGGTTCGAGTGTTTGTCCGTTTGCATCCTCCAATGTGACACTTACATTTAATCCTTCTCCTGTTGTTGCTTTTTCTGTAACCAATCCAAATGGATGCCCTCCACTTTGTACAACATTTACTGATCTGTCAACAATTGTTGGTGGAGGTGTAATTGTCTCTTGGTTATGGGATTTTGGAGATCCAGCAAACCCTGCGAATACAAGCACCTTGCAAAATCCATCGCATTGTTATCCTGCTACAGGATCATATAACGTAACACTTACTGTTACTTCTTCAAATGGATGTAGCTCGACTTTAACCATTAATAATTTTGTGATTGTTTTTCAAAATCCTACTGCTGAATTTTCTCCAAGTCCAAATCCTGCAAGTATTTTTGATGGAAACATTACAATGAACAATCAATCCTCATCTGATGTGGTGAATTGGTTTTGGGATTTTGGTGACGGAGCAACATTATCTCCATTGGTTTCTAGTCCAACACATACCTTCCCAACAACTAATCCTGCTTCCTATAACGTTACCTTGATTGTAATGAATGCGGATGGTTGTTATGACACAGTGGTGCATCCTGTTGAGGTGGGGCCGGAGTTTACATTCTACATTCCAAATTGTGTTACACCGAATGGTGATGGTGTAAATGATTATTTCTTTGGCGATGGTGTTGGAATTGTCGATTATGATATTTGGATTTTTGATCGATGGGGAAATGAAATTTTCCATGGAAGCTATTTGTATGATAAGTGGGACGGAAGAGCAAACGGAGGAAAAGAAGTTGCTCAGCAAGATGTATATGTTTGGAAAGTTCGATTGACTGATATCTTTGATAAAAAGCATGCATATATAGGAACCGTGACGATTGTGAAGTAATAACGAATAACGAATTTTATAGCAAAAACCTTTCATGTAAATAATGGAAGGTTTTTGTTTTTTTATTGAGTTTATTCGATTTTACTATATTTGGTTAATGAAGAAATATTTAGTTATAAGTGTTTTTATTCTATCGATTGCAAATCTATTTGCACAAGAGCTTTCGCAGTTAGATTCAATGAGTCGGCTTATTAAATCGTCTGGAGAAGACTCTGTTCGAGTAAAAGCATTCATATATGTAACGAAAATTTACTACAAGGCATCTAATTTTGATAGCGCGCTGGTGAATGTTGATCGTGCAATTGCGCTTTCTCAAAAAATAAATTCAGATAATTATTTTGAACAACAACATCTTGGAAATGCATATCGAGCAAAGGCCCGTATCTACCAAAAATTTAAAAGTGATTATCGTTTAGCACTAAAATATTACAAAGACTATTATGAAGTTTCCGAAAAAATCAAGGATAAAGTTTCGATGGCGGATGCATTTCATGGAATTGCAAACATGTATCTCTATTTGAGTAATTACGATAAAGCGCTAACATATTATATTCAGTCGGCTAAATTGAATGAAGAAACCGGAAATGAATTATGGATGGCGAATGATTATACGAATATGGCAATTGTGTATATGCGTCAAAAAGCATATTCCGAAAGCAACAGATATATTAAAACAAGCTGTAGTCCCTTACGCAAAGGCAAATGATAAAGATGGACTCGTTTCTGCGTATAAGAATTTAGGAGTTTGTTATTCTGAAACAGGAAATTATGACGATGCATTGACCTATTACAATAAATGTGTGGAAATAGAAAAGGAGAAGCCGGATGAAGGTTTGGCTGGGACCTATAACAATATCGGTATTGTATTGATGAATCAGAAAAAGTCCAAAGAAGCATTGGATTATTTTAATCAATCCTATGAGATCTTACAAATTCATCCCGATAGCTTTGGGTTGGCGTATTGTTTTCAGGGGTTTGGAACGGTTTACTCAACAATGAATCAACATGCATTAGCGCAAGAATATCTCCTTAAGGCAACTTCCGTTGCTAAAAGCATGGGCATGACTTACGAATTGATGGACAATTACGGACTGCTTGCGGAAAATTATGCCAATTTAAAAGATTATGTAAATGCTTATAAATACCGCGGGCTGCAATCCGAATTAAAAGATACCATTCATAATTCAGATAGTAGAAATGCGTTTGCAGAAATGCAGACAAAATTTGAAACAGATGCGAAAGAAAAAGAAATAGAATTGCTTAAAAATGAACAGGACATCAATAACCTTGCGCTTGAAAAGCAGCGCGTTTTTATTATTTCAGCAATAGTTGGCATTCTTTCATTGTTGGTTATTACACTTCTGATTTATAACAGAAACCGCATTAAACAGCGATTGAATCTGGAACTTGAAAAGTTATCTTTGGTGGCACGTTCCACCGATAATATTGTGATTATCATGGATGCAAATGGAAAGATTGAATGGGCAAATGAAAGTTTTGAACGATTAAATGGAATTTCAATTGATGCGTTGAAACTTAAAAAAGGAGAAACCATATTTGAAGTGAGTAACAATCCTCGTATTCGTGAATATGTTAATAAAGCAATTGCAGACAAGAAATCAGTTGTCTATGAATCAAAGAATAGCAATCTTACCGGTGAGTTAATTTGGGAACAATCCATGTTGACACCTGTGTTTAATGAAAAAATGAGTTACAGCGATTAATCATTGTTGATACAAATATTACACAACGAAAGCATGATGAACAAATCATTCAAGAAAAAAACAAGGATATAATTGACAGTATCAATTATGCAAAACGCATTCAGGATGCAATCTTGCCTTCCATCGAAAACCGAACAACGATTTTCCCTGAATCTTTTATTTTATTCAAGCCAAGAGATATAGTAAGTGGTGATTTCTATTGGTATGCTGAAAAAGAGGGTAAAAAAATTATTGCTGCAGTGGATTGCACGGGGCATGGCGTTCCGGGGGCATTGATGAGTATGATTGGAAATGCATTTTTAAATGAAATTGTAAATAAACGAGGCATTACGAACCCCGGCTTGATTTTAAGTGAATTAAGACATTTGGTGATTAGTACATTAAAGCAATCTTCGAATCAAGGGGAGAACAAGGATGGAATGGATATCGCACTTGTAGCGTTTGATACTCAAACGAATTCCTTGGAGTTTGCCGGTGCCAATAATCCGCTTTGGATTTATACAACAGATAATGGCGAAAAGAAATTAGTTCAGATAAAAGGCGACAAACGACCGATTGGTTATTTTCAGGGTCGAGGATTGCCTTTTACCAACCATTCTGTGGATTATAAAGCGGGAGATGTGGCCTATCTCTTCACCGATGGTTTTGCTGATCAGTTCGGTGGTGATGCCGGGAAAAAGTTTAAATACAAAAAATGCAGGAAACCATTCTTGGGATTCAAAACGAAACATTCAGCAGTCAAAAAGAAATACTTGACAGGATTTTTGAACAATGGAAAGGCCCTTTGGAGCAAGTGGATGACATGCTGGTAATAGGAGTGAAGTTTCTATAAATCTCTTTATAGGCTTTTGGTAACGAAAAAAAATGTATCTTTGCGGGAATTTTAACCATAGCTAATAAAACCCGTCTACCGTCAGGCCGGTTCAAATATTAAAATTCATATGCCATTAGATTCAAGCAAATTTGTAGGTGAAGGCTTAACTTACGATGATGTACTCTTAGTACCTGCTTATTCCGAAGTACTTCCTCGTGAAGTAAACACAGCTTCCTTTTTTACAAAAAAAATTAAACTCAATACACCCATTGTATCCGCAGCTATGGATACAGTTACGGAGTACCAATTGGCAATTGCTATTGCTCAAGAAGGTGGCATCGGTGTGTTGCATAAGAATATGAGTATTGCTGATCAGGCCGATCA is part of the Bacteroidota bacterium genome and encodes:
- a CDS encoding tetratricopeptide repeat protein, with protein sequence MIIRIWQLCICVKKHIPKATDILKQAVVPYAKANDKDGLVSAYKNLGVCYSETGNYDDALTYYNKCVEIEKEKPDEGLAGTYNNIGIVLMNQKKSKEALDYFNQSYEILQIHPDSFGLAYCFQGFGTVYSTMNQHALAQEYLLKATSVAKSMGMTYELMDNYGLLAENYANLKDYVNAYKYRGLQSELKDTIHNSDSRNAFAEMQTKFETDAKEKEIELLKNEQDINNLALEKQRVFIISAIVGILSLLVITLLIYNRNRIKQRLNLELEKLSLVARSTDNIVIIMDANGKIEWANESFERLNGISIDALKLKKGETIFEVSNNPRIREYVNKAIADKKSVVYESKNSNLTGELIWEQSMLTPVFNEKMSYSD
- a CDS encoding tetratricopeptide repeat protein, producing MKKYLVISVFILSIANLFAQELSQLDSMSRLIKSSGEDSVRVKAFIYVTKIYYKASNFDSALVNVDRAIALSQKINSDNYFEQQHLGNAYRAKARIYQKFKSDYRLALKYYKDYYEVSEKIKDKVSMADAFHGIANMYLYLSNYDKALTYYIQSAKLNEETGNELWMANDYTNMAIVYMRQKAYSESNRYIKTSCSPLRKGK
- a CDS encoding SpoIIE family protein phosphatase, whose product is MPSIENRTTIFPESFILFKPRDIVSGDFYWYAEKEGKKIIAAVDCTGHGVPGALMSMIGNAFLNEIVNKRGITNPGLILSELRHLVISTLKQSSNQGENKDGMDIALVAFDTQTNSLEFAGANNPLWIYTTDNGEKKLVQIKGDKRPIGYFQGRGLPFTNHSVDYKAGDVAYLFTDGFADQFGGDAGKKFKYKKCRKPFLGFKTKHSAVKKKYLTGFLNNGKALWSKWMTCW
- a CDS encoding gliding motility-associated C-terminal domain-containing protein; amino-acid sequence: MAILASSPSICGGGTVTLTAPAGAAGYAWTNTAGGTTGIVGSTTGSTAVVNAAGTYQCVITSAAGASCTTTLTITVGSSPTNPVANFTNTTVCAGLPTVFTDSSTPGGTITSWSWDFNGDGVADDLTQNPSYTFPAAGTYPVTLTISNGPCNAVITQNVTVNPGAPPVITPAGPFCATAPVVNLVGTPVGGTWSGTGITNAATGAFDPAAATIGNNTVTYTVTGACGGSATATVVVNANPITTVNSPSICPTTSATLTAAGATSYVWSTGAVINPISVTPAVTTTYTVTGTTLGCTSSAVATVTIGGSLAPTVNSPTICAGGTATLTATGGTTYSWDTGSTLNPLTVSPAVTTSYTVTATTGGCTGSAIATVTVDPLPVLVITNPANICSPGTFDITAPAVTAGSSGGGTLTYWSDAAATIALATPTAVGTAGTYYIQSTTAGGCTDIAPVTVAFNPPPISNAGPDIIICTGGVGNLGAVATAGDTYSWSPATGLSNATIADPTVTLINAGGPAIISSYTVTTTNATTGCTSTDVVVVTVDAVATANAGSPQSVCEGNGITLAGAIGGSATGGTWSGGAGSFSPNNTTLNAVYTPTAAEFASGTVTLTLTTNDPTGPCTFASSNVTFTFFPNPVVSFTVNDPDGCPTHCVQFNDLSTVAGGTVVSWTWNFGEGGAPDLTQNPANCYEIGEGWYDVSLTATSNNGCSSTLTMPAYIHVFPKPIAEFTPTPNPASILDPIVTLVNGSSSDVNSWLYYFGDGDSIGYSTPSPVHSYPDVASSSYLATLYVSNVYGCLDTVQHVVEIGPEFTFFIPNAFTPNGDGVNDYFFGQGIGIIDYDIFIFDRWGNEIFHGKHLNDMWDGRANGGADVAQQDVYVWKVRLTDVFNKKHNYIGTVTLVK
- a CDS encoding PKD domain-containing protein, translating into MKKISLILSLLSLPFIGWSQGGNTCANAMASPITIPFSSASGTTCAATTTNDYNLVGASCMDMLNIQGADWLYYFCAPTTGTINIALTNMTLYCYDPLQPFQFPALSVWQGCPDVGSCVSGTTSQGTPEVGVTATVTAGQCYYILIDCYPGYCPCFDYNINVNYVVTPPTQPSCTNMGFDAGSFTGWSGTYGYSIHDGAPGAPTPTYNPITYAIAAPQHSITAGAGVDPIGGFPVVAPGLGPNSAMLGDGVTSGYGGATLQQTFNVTAANALLTYQYAVVIQDANGATAHTTEQQPFFKIEVFDCAGNPIVCGQYLVVGGPGIPGFFLAPGYTDVYYRPWTPVAVDLTPYIGSCATIKFSVGDCSLGAHFSYAYIDVQCSPMAITGPNFVCPGASTTLTAPAGAAAYSWAPGGQTTQSITVSPATNTTYTCTITSVAGPLCTTLLTYPVSVYPPASVTSTSQTVCAGTAATISATPTVAGGGFSWSPVGGTTSSITVTPPATTTYVVTYTDLNGCTDTAHGIVTVNPLPVVVVNSPSICPGDTAFLTATGATSYVWSPGVTVTGVGTAYATPATTTSYTVTGTTGSCSSTAVATVSNGGTIVVNVNSPTICAGQTANLTATGGTTYVWTAGATSTGVNTADASPAATTTYTVTGSTGSCSGTAVATVTVNPLPITTVNSPSICAGAIANLTAGGATSYTWSAGATSTGVNTATASPAVTTTYTVTGTSLTCTSTAVATVTISPAPVSNAGPDILICTATPGNLGFAGTAGDTYVWTPATGLSNATISNPIVTLINPGPTVSTTTYTVTTTNTASGCTSTDVVIVSVDPVQTANAGSPQSLCFGSSVTLAGSVGGSATGGIWSGGTGTFSPNASTLNATYTPSAADTVGGSVTLTLTSTGSSVCPFASSNVTLTFNPSPVVAFSVTNPNGCPPLCTTFTDLSTIVGGGVIVSWLWDFGDPANPANTSTLQNPSHCYPATGSYNVTLTVTSSNGCSSTLTINNFVIVFQNPTAEFSPSPNPASIFDGNITMNNQSSSDVVNWFWDFGDGATLSPLVSSPTHTFPTTNPASYNVTLIVMNADGCYDTVVHPVEVGPEFTFYIPNCVTPNGDGVNDYFFGDGVGIVDYDIWIFDRWGNEIFHGSYLYDKWDGRANGGKEVAQQDVYVWKVRLTDIFDKKHAYIGTVTIVK